In one window of Candidatus Scalindua sp. DNA:
- a CDS encoding alkaline phosphatase family protein gives MPGEDSFVFKTLRPWPNERLKKAAIVGHTTTTTSRLWFRTGDNGKFTILLYESSGKKNEPIFNGLRAIPYRLDSLPQKVIRHDFVIEEYKNDTTYVWDTWDPPRKIELKPGTLYAYALYSDKEKRIILGHDRVYSFRTMPEGNEPYSFALYSCHMPYSYTMFKSTKLVNEEMWDSFKGALERHREKDLRFVIGGGDQVYTDGVESLSIWAYLNKVMRKEKETGKILPTQEDMVSWYRDIYRGYWGFKSLQNVFSDFPLYMMWDDHELGDGCGSYYLNKGRKKELNRLLPGINNKKKHKSLSYNDGLTLYDRMIKAAKQVYLEYQHSHNPKTPNGQYDYGFYLGDHSAFYFLDGRGYRDVQRDDEYRILGKDQLDRFKRWLNHKDTKSKKCVFVLAAVPVFHIRSIIANKTVTDTFTRELSDDLRDSWEHDIHDKERSEFTELLFQAAGKGQQVSILSGDVHMSAAFKLINDAGHVIYQLTSSAITYNTPLISGWLFGQFGTLPEEGETKEGYKFERRALYLDSNFSIIKVNPNNGQVTFQLYGKQSIQPPDKTLLKKNQPYVGMADIPITHSIARIDLDFTKVEKSVI, from the coding sequence ATGCCGGGAGAAGACTCATTTGTTTTCAAAACTTTACGTCCATGGCCTAACGAAAGGCTTAAAAAAGCAGCTATTGTTGGGCATACTACAACAACTACGTCACGCCTGTGGTTTAGAACAGGTGACAACGGAAAATTTACCATTTTATTATACGAAAGTTCAGGGAAAAAAAATGAGCCTATCTTCAACGGCTTAAGGGCAATTCCGTATCGACTAGACAGCTTGCCACAAAAGGTGATACGTCATGATTTCGTGATAGAAGAATACAAAAACGATACGACCTACGTTTGGGATACCTGGGATCCACCCAGAAAAATCGAACTGAAACCAGGCACATTGTACGCTTATGCGCTCTACAGTGATAAAGAAAAGCGAATTATTCTGGGTCATGACCGTGTGTATTCTTTTCGCACCATGCCAGAGGGAAACGAACCTTATTCTTTCGCACTCTATTCATGCCATATGCCGTATTCATACACTATGTTTAAAAGCACTAAACTGGTAAATGAAGAGATGTGGGATTCTTTTAAGGGCGCATTAGAACGCCATCGCGAAAAGGATCTCCGTTTTGTTATTGGTGGCGGTGACCAGGTTTACACTGACGGTGTGGAATCGCTCAGCATCTGGGCATACCTCAATAAGGTAATGCGCAAAGAAAAAGAAACCGGTAAAATTCTTCCCACGCAGGAAGACATGGTAAGCTGGTACCGTGACATATATCGCGGTTACTGGGGGTTTAAATCACTACAAAATGTATTCTCAGATTTTCCTCTTTATATGATGTGGGACGACCATGAACTTGGTGATGGCTGCGGTTCCTATTATCTAAATAAGGGCAGGAAAAAAGAACTGAACAGACTTCTGCCGGGTATAAATAATAAAAAAAAACATAAATCTCTTTCCTACAATGATGGGCTGACGCTGTACGATCGGATGATAAAGGCTGCCAAGCAGGTCTATCTAGAATATCAGCATTCACATAATCCCAAGACCCCCAATGGGCAGTATGATTATGGGTTTTACCTGGGCGACCATTCGGCATTTTATTTTCTCGATGGACGTGGTTATCGAGATGTACAGCGTGATGATGAATACCGCATACTAGGCAAGGATCAATTAGATCGTTTTAAGAGATGGCTTAATCACAAAGATACGAAATCCAAGAAGTGTGTATTTGTTTTAGCTGCTGTGCCCGTATTTCACATACGTTCCATAATCGCAAACAAGACGGTAACAGATACTTTTACCCGAGAACTTTCTGATGACCTGCGCGATTCATGGGAACATGATATTCATGACAAAGAAAGATCAGAGTTTACTGAACTACTTTTTCAAGCGGCGGGAAAAGGGCAACAGGTAAGCATTCTCAGCGGAGATGTGCATATGTCCGCAGCTTTTAAACTGATAAATGATGCAGGTCATGTGATATATCAGCTCACCTCTAGTGCAATAACATATAACACGCCGCTCATATCAGGCTGGTTGTTCGGTCAATTCGGTACACTGCCGGAGGAAGGAGAGACAAAAGAGGGCTATAAATTTGAAAGGAGGGCACTTTATCTTGACAGCAACTTTTCGATCATAAAAGTGAATCCGAATAATGGACAAGTTACTTTTCAACTTTATGGAAAGCAGTCCATACAACCGCCGGATAAAACACTTTTAAAGAAAAACCAGCCATACGTGGGTATGGCTGACATTCCCATTACGCACTCAATAGCGAGAATAGACCTCGATTTTACTAAGGTAGAAAAGTCTGTTATTTAA
- a CDS encoding potassium/proton antiporter, whose protein sequence is MNLTIENILLVGSLLLFISVIVGKTSYKFGVPTLLIFLAIGMLAGTDGIGGINFDNPQMARFAGVVSLNFILFSGGLDTNWKSVKPILREGIVLSTLGVLLTAMSLGTFVWFVTDFTFYESMLLGSIVSSTDAAAVFSILRSKSLALKTNLRPTLELESGSNDPMAYVLTIAFLTLVINQDQSIVSIIPLFLQQMILGGIAGFAFGKLSKFIINKIKLEFEGLYPVLVIALMFVTFSVTDFVGGNGFLAIYICAVYLGNQNLIHKKTILIMYEGLARLMQIVLFLTLGLLVFPTRVFPFIGIGILISIFLIIVARPISVFISLIFFKMKLRRRFYISWVGLRGAVPIVFATYPLLTGIEKADMIFNIVFFISVTSVLIQGTTLSIVAKWLNVALPENVKPLSEIEKLISEISKSSLQEFEILPDFHVVNRRIVDLDFPESAFIVMIKRNGKYIRPGGSTVIEAKDVLMVLADSQKDFAKVNDCLYKPNNAIKI, encoded by the coding sequence ATGAATTTAACAATTGAAAATATACTATTAGTTGGCTCTTTATTACTTTTTATAAGCGTTATTGTAGGCAAGACTTCTTATAAATTTGGCGTCCCTACATTATTGATTTTTTTAGCAATAGGAATGCTGGCAGGCACGGACGGAATTGGCGGTATTAATTTTGACAACCCACAAATGGCACGATTTGCGGGTGTTGTTTCTCTTAATTTTATTTTGTTTTCAGGCGGGCTTGACACGAATTGGAAATCGGTAAAACCAATACTTCGCGAAGGTATTGTTTTGTCCACCCTGGGTGTTTTGTTAACAGCGATGTCACTTGGAACTTTTGTTTGGTTCGTTACAGACTTCACTTTTTATGAAAGTATGCTGTTGGGTTCAATCGTATCATCGACGGACGCAGCAGCGGTATTTTCCATTTTACGCTCAAAGAGTCTTGCCTTGAAGACAAACTTAAGACCGACTTTAGAGTTAGAAAGCGGAAGTAACGACCCAATGGCTTATGTTCTGACTATTGCATTTCTGACTTTAGTAATTAATCAGGACCAAAGTATTGTTTCTATTATTCCTCTATTTCTGCAACAAATGATTTTGGGCGGAATTGCAGGCTTTGCGTTTGGTAAGCTAAGTAAATTCATCATCAACAAAATCAAACTCGAATTTGAAGGACTTTATCCTGTTTTAGTAATTGCCTTAATGTTTGTTACATTTTCAGTAACTGACTTTGTCGGTGGTAATGGTTTTCTTGCAATTTATATTTGTGCGGTATACTTAGGCAATCAAAACCTGATTCACAAGAAAACTATTCTGATAATGTATGAAGGTTTGGCTCGTCTGATGCAAATCGTTTTATTCCTTACTTTGGGCTTACTTGTTTTTCCAACTCGAGTTTTTCCTTTTATTGGTATCGGTATACTGATTTCCATATTCCTGATTATAGTAGCTCGCCCGATAAGTGTTTTTATCAGTTTGATTTTTTTCAAAATGAAGTTAAGAAGGCGTTTTTATATTTCCTGGGTTGGGTTGCGTGGTGCTGTTCCAATTGTATTTGCCACATATCCGCTATTGACAGGAATAGAAAAAGCAGATATGATTTTCAATATTGTATTTTTTATTTCGGTAACATCTGTTCTTATTCAGGGAACGACCTTATCGATAGTTGCGAAGTGGCTTAATGTTGCACTCCCTGAAAATGTCAAACCTTTATCTGAAATCGAAAAGTTAATTTCAGAAATTTCAAAATCTTCTTTGCAGGAATTTGAAATTTTGCCCGACTTCCATGTGGTAAACAGGAGAATTGTTGATTTGGATTTCCCTGAATCTGCTTTCATTGTAATGATTAAGCGAAATGGCAAATACATTAGACCAGGTGGTTCAACAGTGATTGAAGCAAAGGATGTTTTGATGGTTCTTGCTGACAGTCAGAAAGATTTTGCCAAAGTAAATGATTGCCTTTACAAACCAAATAACGCAATAAAAATATAG
- a CDS encoding universal stress protein, which translates to MTKRFIILIDFSEYSSNLIKYACDWSKQVKAEILLIHQTTVLAPALTDNESRQHIAQLANDEALQKLKSLAKELIPNTFMVSYSVSESHLQFVLQKFLAEPFENLIFVGLKGTGLLKKIFLGSVALRVIDNTNNTVVAMPKEIDTFSHKKIFVAVTEKHPFSILELNNFLKFIDNQNTNITFFYLAKPNEKTIGIAKQLRELSEMFADRFDTDFAIFEGHNSFDDIKKVISNKTDEMLIVQKGSRHLTDQFFRKFLINDLIYEGRTPLIILP; encoded by the coding sequence ATGACCAAAAGATTTATTATACTTATTGACTTTTCGGAGTATTCGAGCAACCTGATCAAGTATGCCTGTGATTGGAGCAAACAAGTAAAGGCCGAAATTCTTTTGATTCATCAAACCACAGTATTAGCGCCTGCACTTACCGACAATGAAAGCAGACAGCATATTGCTCAACTCGCCAATGATGAAGCACTTCAAAAATTAAAATCGCTTGCAAAAGAACTCATTCCGAATACTTTCATGGTTTCTTATTCAGTTTCAGAAAGTCATTTGCAGTTTGTTTTACAAAAATTCTTAGCAGAACCGTTTGAAAATTTAATTTTTGTCGGGCTGAAAGGCACAGGACTACTCAAAAAAATATTTCTAGGCAGTGTTGCACTTCGGGTAATTGACAACACAAATAATACTGTAGTTGCAATGCCGAAAGAAATTGACACTTTTTCACACAAAAAAATATTTGTGGCAGTTACTGAAAAACATCCTTTCAGTATATTGGAACTAAACAACTTTCTCAAATTCATAGACAACCAGAACACCAACATCACATTTTTTTATCTGGCAAAACCCAATGAAAAAACAATCGGTATTGCAAAGCAACTGCGGGAATTATCAGAAATGTTTGCCGATAGATTTGATACCGACTTTGCCATTTTCGAAGGGCACAACTCTTTTGACGATATTAAGAAAGTAATTAGCAACAAAACTGATGAAATGCTGATCGTTCAAAAAGGTTCACGTCATTTGACGGACCAATTTTTCAGAAAATTTTTAATCAATGACTTAATTTACGAAGGACGAACTCCTTTGATTATTTTACCATAA
- a CDS encoding HAD family hydrolase, whose protein sequence is MNPAIGETIVKDLLMLQGIIFDMDGTITKPKVDFAALEREIEKNIGFVLEHAERSSPEARAKAMEIFDQVETQAAMESELNEGVHELLDYLSQKQLKTAILTRNCRKSVDVVMNKHNIHFEHVISRDDARPKPAPDAILLLSKMMNIHTDYLLMVGDYKYDIMCGKAAGAKTALLRYRKYLEMDVIPDFEIDSLREIIQIIERG, encoded by the coding sequence TTGAACCCCGCAATAGGTGAAACAATCGTTAAGGACTTACTCATGCTGCAGGGGATTATATTTGATATGGATGGCACTATCACAAAGCCTAAAGTCGATTTTGCCGCTCTTGAACGGGAAATTGAGAAAAATATCGGGTTTGTGCTTGAACACGCGGAAAGGTCCAGCCCGGAAGCACGTGCAAAGGCGATGGAAATATTTGATCAGGTTGAGACACAGGCCGCCATGGAGTCTGAGCTCAACGAAGGCGTGCATGAACTGCTGGACTATCTGTCACAAAAGCAGTTAAAAACAGCGATCTTGACCCGCAACTGCCGTAAATCGGTTGATGTTGTGATGAACAAGCACAACATCCATTTTGAACATGTCATAAGCAGGGACGATGCCCGGCCGAAACCCGCCCCCGATGCCATCCTTTTATTGAGTAAAATGATGAATATCCATACCGACTACCTGCTCATGGTGGGAGATTACAAATACGATATCATGTGCGGCAAAGCGGCAGGAGCAAAAACAGCCCTGCTGCGCTACAGGAAATACCTTGAGATGGATGTCATTCCCGACTTCGAAATAGATAGTCTGCGAGAAATTATTCAAATCATCGAACGTGGTTGA
- a CDS encoding ferrous iron transporter B, with protein MDLLEKKTKESCIALVGNPNVGKSVIFGLLTGKYVTVSNYPGTTVEVSRGKFMEAGGAVEVVDTPGSNSLIAHSEDERVARDILIEGSEKKIIQIMDAKNLQRGLLITSQIAEMGLSLAIGLNMWDETLDRGMSIDVARLQEILGVPITKTIATQKYGISALKNSVDSAQVPKLTIHYGAVIEDGIKRIEERIPEHHLIKKRAIAIMLLSYDETLEETLGFDAETQNHIHHIRDEIQQNFNLPLSYIITKKRSDYVKSLLEGLITYAVKDSEGRGFLRNLFFFLVAPLLTFAIGFKITDMILFTILGNASGNGQWELYLKIAGGVFSLGFFSYHLFSREYTSKRSTSNILGSLMMHPVLAWPILIVVLWCIYKMVGEFGAGDCVDFIENKIFGSSMEKSGGFDFKFFIPFTGIEYVFTHVNFQGFNYYLGTLFQMFMSTDNIFFQLFMGKEAGVIQVGLTYSIAIVLPIVGFFFLGFGLMEDSGYLPRLAVMVNRLFKVIGLNGKAVLPMILGLGCDTMATLTTRILDTKKERIITTLLLALAVPCSAQLGVIAGILGSISGVHFAIYVVVIISQMLLVGFLSSKILKGTQSDFLMEMPPIRMPKVTNILLKTYYRTKWFLKEAVPLFIIGTFALFVLIKLGLLTYIEKAASPVVKHFLGLPVETARGFILGFLRRDYAVVSIFKALEDKAGGLAIDPNQLIVALVVITLFVPCLANFFVMIKEHGIKTAFLMLGFILPFAFLVGGLLRYILQLLPI; from the coding sequence ATGGATCTATTAGAGAAAAAAACAAAGGAATCCTGTATAGCCCTTGTGGGTAATCCAAATGTGGGAAAGAGTGTAATATTCGGGTTGCTGACGGGGAAATATGTGACTGTTTCAAACTATCCCGGAACAACCGTAGAAGTCTCCCGCGGAAAGTTCATGGAAGCAGGCGGGGCGGTGGAGGTTGTCGATACACCGGGCTCTAACAGTTTAATCGCTCATTCAGAGGATGAGCGGGTTGCAAGGGATATCCTGATCGAAGGTTCAGAGAAGAAGATCATACAGATAATGGATGCCAAAAACCTGCAAAGAGGTCTTCTGATTACATCCCAGATAGCCGAGATGGGCCTGTCCTTAGCAATCGGCCTGAATATGTGGGATGAGACCCTGGATAGAGGGATGTCAATTGATGTTGCAAGGTTGCAGGAGATCCTGGGAGTACCGATAACAAAGACAATTGCTACACAAAAATACGGCATAAGCGCATTAAAAAATTCCGTAGACTCGGCACAGGTACCGAAATTAACCATACATTACGGGGCCGTCATTGAAGACGGTATAAAGAGAATCGAAGAGCGGATACCTGAACATCATCTCATAAAGAAAAGGGCCATCGCCATAATGTTATTGTCTTATGACGAAACACTGGAAGAGACCCTGGGGTTCGATGCGGAGACACAAAATCACATTCATCATATCAGGGATGAGATTCAACAGAATTTTAACCTTCCGCTCAGTTACATAATAACCAAAAAACGCAGTGATTATGTTAAGAGTCTCCTGGAGGGCTTAATAACCTATGCGGTTAAAGATTCTGAAGGGAGAGGGTTTCTGAGAAATCTTTTTTTCTTCCTTGTGGCACCCCTTCTTACTTTCGCTATCGGTTTCAAGATTACTGATATGATCTTATTCACCATATTAGGTAATGCCTCAGGAAACGGTCAATGGGAGCTGTATTTGAAAATTGCAGGAGGCGTCTTCTCTCTCGGTTTTTTCTCTTATCATCTCTTTTCACGTGAGTACACCTCAAAACGGTCCACGTCAAATATCCTGGGCTCATTAATGATGCATCCGGTCCTGGCATGGCCGATACTCATTGTGGTGCTCTGGTGTATTTACAAGATGGTTGGCGAATTCGGTGCGGGAGATTGTGTTGATTTTATTGAGAATAAGATTTTTGGCTCATCAATGGAGAAGTCAGGGGGATTTGATTTTAAGTTTTTTATCCCTTTTACGGGGATAGAGTATGTCTTTACCCACGTCAACTTTCAGGGATTTAATTACTACCTGGGAACGTTGTTCCAGATGTTCATGAGTACCGACAATATATTCTTTCAGCTCTTTATGGGTAAAGAGGCCGGAGTGATACAGGTCGGACTGACCTATTCTATTGCAATTGTACTGCCTATTGTCGGGTTCTTTTTCCTTGGTTTCGGCCTCATGGAGGATAGCGGATACCTGCCGAGACTGGCCGTAATGGTAAACAGGCTGTTTAAGGTAATCGGCTTGAATGGTAAGGCTGTTTTACCGATGATTCTGGGTCTGGGGTGTGATACGATGGCGACTCTGACCACACGGATTCTGGACACAAAAAAAGAGAGGATCATAACCACTCTCCTTCTTGCACTTGCAGTGCCGTGTTCTGCACAGCTGGGGGTTATCGCCGGTATACTCGGCAGCATATCCGGCGTCCATTTTGCGATTTATGTCGTAGTAATTATTTCCCAGATGCTGCTGGTTGGTTTTCTTTCGTCAAAGATCCTCAAGGGAACACAATCGGACTTTCTCATGGAGATGCCGCCGATCCGGATGCCGAAGGTGACCAATATTTTATTGAAGACCTATTATCGGACAAAGTGGTTTCTCAAGGAAGCGGTACCGCTCTTCATTATCGGTACATTTGCCCTGTTTGTCCTGATAAAACTTGGTCTCTTGACCTATATCGAGAAGGCGGCCAGCCCTGTTGTAAAACATTTCCTGGGTTTGCCTGTTGAGACGGCAAGGGGTTTTATTCTCGGTTTTTTACGCAGGGATTATGCTGTTGTGAGTATTTTCAAGGCACTTGAAGATAAGGCCGGTGGCCTGGCAATTGATCCCAATCAGCTTATCGTAGCACTTGTTGTTATCACGCTCTTTGTGCCATGCCTGGCAAACTTCTTTGTCATGATCAAGGAACATGGTATCAAAACAGCATTTTTGATGCTGGGCTTTATCCTCCCTTTTGCATTTCTCGTTGGCGGTCTCCTGAGATACATCCTGCAGCTTCTCCCGATCTGA
- a CDS encoding winged helix-turn-helix domain-containing protein: protein MEITNQIKVAADIVWIRLNVNSGEMFLPKLRRRLRMKRALFNQAIGWLANEGLISIKQNVWGEKIRLIN from the coding sequence ATGGAGATTACAAACCAGATTAAAGTAGCTGCAGACATAGTCTGGATTCGATTAAATGTAAACAGCGGAGAGATGTTTCTCCCGAAATTAAGGAGACGGTTACGAATGAAGAGGGCCCTTTTCAACCAGGCTATCGGTTGGCTCGCAAATGAGGGCCTGATATCAATAAAGCAAAATGTATGGGGAGAAAAGATACGGCTCATTAACTGA
- a CDS encoding DUF2325 domain-containing protein codes for MSALIVGGDHLGSIPKQLKKIGIDKVKHIDGRNKTVIKKGLPVSMDIIIVLHDYVNHNLATVVKRSAKEQDIPIIFAKRSWPSIYKNLPPCIRQN; via the coding sequence ATGTCAGCATTAATCGTTGGTGGAGACCACCTTGGATCTATTCCAAAACAACTTAAGAAGATTGGTATCGATAAGGTAAAGCACATTGACGGCAGGAATAAGACCGTCATAAAAAAGGGTCTGCCAGTCTCTATGGACATTATTATCGTATTGCATGACTATGTAAATCATAATCTCGCAACGGTAGTAAAGAGATCTGCAAAAGAGCAGGATATCCCCATCATCTTTGCAAAGCGTTCATGGCCGTCAATTTATAAAAATTTACCCCCTTGTATACGGCAAAATTGA
- a CDS encoding response regulator, which produces MKTIMLMEDNTNQALFYIREFQREGYHVSLARNGREAVSQVKEQIPDIIIMGSTMSVMDCNEDMRSLLGMFREIPLIINTEHYCQREKFRSWAPDACVLKSADIGELKSRAKEAVFKYDLCLRQVS; this is translated from the coding sequence ATGAAGACTATTATGCTGATGGAAGACAATACAAATCAGGCCCTGTTTTACATACGGGAGTTCCAGCGTGAGGGGTATCATGTTTCGCTCGCCAGAAATGGTAGAGAAGCAGTATCGCAGGTTAAAGAACAGATTCCCGACATCATAATAATGGGGTCCACCATGTCTGTTATGGATTGTAACGAGGATATGCGTTCCTTATTGGGAATGTTCCGTGAAATTCCCCTTATTATTAATACGGAACACTATTGCCAGAGGGAAAAATTCCGCAGCTGGGCGCCCGACGCATGCGTGCTCAAGTCAGCGGATATAGGTGAATTGAAGAGCAGGGCAAAAGAGGCAGTATTCAAATATGATCTCTGTTTAAGGCAGGTTTCATAG
- a CDS encoding response regulator, with protein MKKILIIDNNEDILGAFKQTLVDEGFDVTTENSGHDGVERFHTDRFDLVITDTDMPGMTGFEVIDEICSDCAVPVMLMSSDYLPVGPGDVKEWGVNAIISKTIDNETLCKLAKSCILKEKIYREKIF; from the coding sequence ATGAAAAAGATACTGATCATTGATAATAATGAGGATATCCTCGGCGCATTTAAGCAGACACTGGTCGATGAAGGCTTTGATGTCACGACTGAAAATAGTGGTCATGATGGTGTTGAACGGTTCCACACAGATCGCTTTGACCTGGTAATAACTGACACCGATATGCCGGGGATGACCGGCTTTGAGGTAATAGATGAGATCTGCAGCGATTGCGCTGTTCCGGTCATGCTGATGAGTTCAGATTATTTGCCGGTGGGGCCGGGTGATGTAAAGGAGTGGGGAGTCAATGCAATTATATCTAAGACAATTGATAATGAAACCTTGTGTAAGCTGGCAAAGAGTTGCATTTTGAAAGAGAAAATTTACCGTGAGAAAATTTTTTGA
- a CDS encoding SulP family inorganic anion transporter translates to MAEIGSGRIRFGIFSHLKQDIPASIVVLFVALPLCLGIALASGAPLFSGLIAGIVGGIVVGSISDSAHGVSGPAAGLAVIVLDALAKIGSFEIFLLAVVIGGGIQIILGLVKAGIIGYFFPSAAIKGMLSGIGIIIILKQIPHALGLDKEWMGNDSFILEGGGNTFKLLWQLFEQLTPGAVLIAIISMGILLLWELYLTKKYNFFTFIQGPIVVVAAAVCCQFITKSYFPQYTLGSEHLVSVPVAGSMSSFISLFTFPDFSQLGNKEVYFLALTIAIVASLETLLSVEATDKLDPHKRVTSTNRELFAQGTGNIISGLIGGLPITQVVVRSSANIQSGSKTKLSTIIHGLMLLVCVALLPAVLNLIPLSALACILLVVGYKLSKPVLFAQMYKLGWDQFIPFMVTVLGIVFVNLLVGLGLGCCVGAVVILIRSYQNSHFLHLETYNGRKQLKMTLAEDVTFLNKGAIIKELARIAKGTHLTIDLTKCYSIDYDVKEIIEDFITSAPDRDIIVNLKRKSDIAGSREKIFSEKLDRWVLALPAKNNLLPAT, encoded by the coding sequence TTGGCGGAGATTGGAAGCGGCAGAATAAGGTTTGGTATTTTTTCTCATCTCAAACAGGATATTCCGGCAAGTATTGTCGTGCTGTTTGTCGCATTGCCGCTTTGTCTCGGTATCGCACTGGCAAGCGGAGCGCCTCTTTTTTCGGGGCTTATCGCGGGAATAGTCGGAGGGATAGTTGTAGGGTCTATAAGCGACTCAGCACATGGGGTCAGCGGACCGGCTGCTGGCCTGGCGGTAATTGTTTTAGATGCCCTGGCCAAAATCGGATCTTTTGAAATATTCTTACTTGCGGTTGTAATCGGGGGGGGGATACAGATAATACTTGGCCTGGTTAAAGCGGGTATTATCGGATATTTTTTCCCCTCTGCGGCAATAAAGGGGATGCTCTCCGGCATCGGCATTATTATCATCCTGAAACAGATACCTCATGCCCTTGGATTAGACAAAGAGTGGATGGGGAATGACTCTTTTATCCTGGAGGGAGGTGGCAATACGTTTAAATTGCTGTGGCAGCTTTTTGAACAGTTAACACCCGGGGCGGTATTAATTGCCATTATTTCAATGGGAATCTTACTGTTGTGGGAATTGTATCTGACGAAGAAATATAATTTCTTTACCTTCATTCAGGGACCGATAGTCGTGGTAGCAGCAGCTGTCTGCTGCCAGTTTATAACAAAAAGTTACTTTCCTCAATATACCTTAGGTTCGGAACACCTGGTAAGTGTGCCGGTGGCAGGGAGCATGTCATCATTCATTTCCCTGTTTACCTTTCCTGATTTCAGTCAACTGGGCAATAAGGAGGTCTATTTTTTAGCTTTGACCATTGCGATTGTAGCCAGTTTGGAAACACTCCTGAGTGTGGAGGCTACTGACAAACTGGATCCCCACAAGAGGGTTACCTCAACCAACCGGGAGCTATTTGCTCAAGGTACCGGAAATATTATATCCGGATTGATTGGTGGATTGCCGATTACGCAGGTAGTCGTTCGAAGTTCCGCCAATATCCAATCCGGTTCAAAAACGAAACTCTCAACTATCATTCATGGGCTTATGCTGTTGGTGTGTGTTGCTTTGCTTCCGGCTGTCCTGAATCTTATCCCCTTATCCGCTCTTGCATGCATCCTGTTAGTAGTAGGGTATAAGTTGTCTAAACCGGTTCTATTTGCACAGATGTATAAACTGGGATGGGACCAGTTTATACCGTTTATGGTTACGGTTCTCGGGATTGTATTTGTGAATTTGCTGGTCGGGCTCGGGCTTGGATGTTGTGTCGGCGCTGTCGTGATCCTGATCCGTAGCTATCAAAATTCTCACTTCCTGCATCTTGAGACATACAACGGAAGAAAACAGTTAAAAATGACTCTGGCTGAAGATGTTACCTTTCTGAACAAAGGTGCGATCATAAAAGAGTTGGCCAGAATAGCCAAAGGAACACACCTGACCATTGATCTCACGAAATGTTATAGTATTGATTACGATGTGAAGGAGATTATAGAAGATTTCATCACTTCAGCACCGGATAGGGACATTATTGTCAATCTGAAGCGCAAATCGGACATTGCCGGGAGCAGAGAAAAGATTTTCTCCGAAAAACTTGATAGATGGGTATTGGCCCTTCCCGCAAAAAATAACCTGCTGCCGGCTACATAA